From the genome of Vanessa atalanta chromosome 30, ilVanAtal1.2, whole genome shotgun sequence, one region includes:
- the LOC125075386 gene encoding uncharacterized protein LOC125075386, whose translation MRRYTYRVVIILWLPLQVLCLGLKLEGLIDLGPKWDYAYKLTPIKTDNSNENDKETDKNNLNIIRTNNKVEDHDFVAESVETNKQDIHKIKQTASQENIDNDSVSDENDKYEGVSADESSNESYSENTAPRTYTKQYTSSRSTNLSDYDGNPEIEVKNKIDKLTTDGILDKRNDISKQTLGNVSDSLLRMKIKKKEQKIKDNAKIKEFTVHIFNQSLEIFDKMKKSTDDEKIKRKLRSLRQSFIEKFSDFLKDISEYKLKTKLANQNVILHTIDVNNYILKRIVNSLSEDKDGSPVRISGIVNIFKNEVEKVRNIENKHACMKLSICRSDEEYSEDE comes from the exons atGCGACGTTACACTTATcgagttgttattattttgt gGCTACCTCTTCAGGTCTTATGTTTGGGCTTAAAATTAGAAGGCCTGATAGATCTAGGTCCGAAATGGGATTATGCATACAAATTAACGCCTATCAAAACGGATAACTCGAACGAAAACGATAAAGAAACTGATAagaataatctaaatataataaggaCTAATAATAAAGTAGAAGATCATGATTTTGTAGCTGAATCGGTTGAAACCAATAAacaagatattcataaaattaaacaaacagcTTCACAAGAAAATATCGATAATGATAGTGTTAGTGACgaaaatgataaatatgaaGGTGTATCAGCAGACGAGAGCTCTAATGAGAGCTATAGCGAAAATACAGCTCCTCGTACATATACTAAACAATATACCAGTTCACGTAGTACAAATTTGTCAGATTATGATGGAAATCCAGAAatagaagttaaaaataaaattgataaactcACAACTGATGGAATCTTAGATAAAAGAAACGATATCAGCAAACAAACACTCGGGAATGTAAGCGATAGTCTTTTGAGaatgaaaattaagaaaaaggaACAAAAAATTAAGGACAACGCCAAAATTAAGGAGTTTACCGTCCACATATTTAACCAATCCCTCGAAATATTCGATAAGATGAAAAAATCAACAGACGAcgagaaaataaaacgaaaactcAGATCACTGAGGCAGAGTTTTATCGAAAAATTCAGTGATTTCCTCAAAGACATatcagaatataaattaaaaacaaaattagcgAATCAAAATGTTATCTTACATACAATTGATgtgaacaattatatattaaagaggATCGTTAATTCCTTATCAGAAGATAAAGATGGGAGTCCAGTTAGGATATCCGGGATCgtgaacatatttaaaaatgaagttgaaaaagtaagaaatatcGAAAACAAGCACGCTTGCATGAAATTATCAATCTGTCGCAGCGACGAAGAATACa GTGAAGATGAATAG
- the LOC125075166 gene encoding uncharacterized protein LOC125075166 isoform X2 — protein sequence MDGFINSKIEKQTIYEIYRACRLCGAGAGYKMPIIQNVVNLDGAEVELKQKIRECVQIEVHQDDKMPPLICELCVDKVNDFYEFLEMCRHTNKRTRLRLGLPPQAMPRGAPDAGDCILGVTEPVFINEDSNEHSLRSRNKLSKSTKNKKGDSNVMMSNNMSRRDSHDKRNEARALRSKQPSPPRLRGTKRYNDEDEKLSKLQKSKKTSDSMPKSILKSQRDIKSEDSSYLSPRLKRPRDRDVASKKEMQNKKVKIQERPLPQRATRTSPNIKSKSPPASHKCNICKAEFDNYRSLNNHMRSHSHKQADRKQNKKENKEVKCTDCRKSFTSKMLLNIHRCPKQGGACNKCDKHFYSHKSLIQHKRTCVQRRKEVYIQPKIRRLLKPLQVRVARCDPILANVSGEHYDVSGVQHDFGLDKNVLYPYISTGSTRIKFEPGYMVDINDDIKEALDADKYVHWDSDDTESDGDLADVPRKKIESLVTLSIKTIFSRKFLGKVPKKRRKVKAEKAFDSILNVSDFDTELKRGIDNIIDSLDDEKIDDSIDTSKANRSGDSDSLFGDENAPNVTNDDFDSLFCNKDIFKTDTVKSDDNPCNITSRECENVPTSKDSDALDVESGRSLEENVINKEIEVAGDLNSKENEIESSKQNEEGPTDTHIDKDDTVEHSEENLQSQELNSNVLIEKDYTETKDLQIETKSNEINSEDNSQSVNSNIKVVNDSTLSEPTELNAIENAETSRTKVDSEDVLNKIDSTDNVTENKSIDCKSSNTATEYTENVNNVKENSHIKNVTHVNGEKSPEDKITMDDLEDLSDSEMDDNKLMEALDAQIGENETEDAKYEAEREKESDSVIDRIADVIPSSVKSADLESISDDDFNLNE from the exons ATGGATGGTTTCATTAATTCAAAGATAGAGAAACAAACGATATATGAGATATATCGAGCATGTCGGCTTTGTGGTGCTGGTGCTGGCTACAAAATGCCAATAATTCAAAATGTTGTCAACTTAGACGGCGCCGAAGTGGAACTCAAACAGAAAATACGCGAATGTGTCCAAATTGAG GTCCACCAAGACGACAAAATGCCCCCGTTGATATGCGAATTATGCGTCGATAAAGTCAACGATTTCTATGAATTCCTGGAAATGTGCAGACACACCAACAAAAGGACAAGGTTGAGACTGGGCCTGCCTCCACAGGCTATGCCTCGAGGAGCG CCAGACGCCGGAGACTGCATCCTCGGTGTTACAGAACCTGTATTTATCAATGAAGATTCGAATGAACATTCATTAAGGTCTaggaataaattaagtaaaagtaCCAAGAATAAAAAAGGTGATAGCAATGTAATG ATGTCAAATAATATGTCCAGAAGAGACTCTCACGATAAAAGGAATGAGGCGAGGGCTCTACGAAGCAAGCAACCCAGTCCGCCGCGCTTGAGAGGTACGAAGAGATATAACGATGAAGACGAAAAGCTCAGCAAGTTGCAG AAATCGAAGAAAACGTCGGATTCAATGCCCAAGTCGATATTGAAGAGTCAAAGAGATATTAAG AGTGAAGATAGTTCGTATCTGTCCCCGAGGCTGAAGAGGCCGCGGGACAGAGACGTGGCTAGCAAGAAAGagatgcaaaataaaaaagtcaa GATCCAAGAGAGGCCGTTGCCGCAACGCGCGACGCGAACGTCACCGAACATTAAGTCCAAGTCTCCGCCAGCGTCGCACAAGTGTAACATTTGCAAGGCGGAGTTCGACAACTACCGGTCGCTGAACAATCACATGAGATCACATTCGCACAA GCAAGCAGATAGGAAACAAAACAAGAAGGAGAACAAAGAGGTGAAGTGTACGGATTGCAGGAAGTCATTCACGAGCAAGATGCTTCTGAACATCCATAGGTGTCCCAAACAAGgag GTGCTTGTAACAAATGCGACAAGCATTTCTATTCACATAAAAGTTTAATACAACACAAACGGACTTGCGTTCAAAGGAGGAAAG AAGTGTATATCCAACCGAAGATCCGTCGGCTACTGAAGCCGCTGCAAGTGCGCGTGGCGCGCTGCGACCCGATACTCGCGAACGTCTCGGGGGAGCACTACGACGTATCCGGTGTTCAACAT GATTTCGGCCTAGACAAGAACGTCCTGTATCCCTACATATCGACGGGAAGTACGCGCATTAAATTCGAACCAGGCTATATGGTTGACATAAACGATGATATAAAGGAAGCGTTAGATGCTGATAAATACGTCCACTGGGACTCCGATGACACAGAGAGTGACGGGGACCTAGCGGATGTTCCTAGGAAGAAAATCGAAAGCTTAGTCACGTTATCGATCAAGACAATATTCTCAAGAAAATTCCTCGGCAAAGTCCCGAAGAAACGCAGAAAAGTCAAAGCAGAAAAAGCGTTCGATTCGATATTGAATGTTAGCGACTTCGATACCGAACTGAAACGGGGTATCGATAATATAATCGATAGTCTCGATGATGAGAAAATCGATGATTCTATCGATACAAGTAAAGCAAATAGGAGCGGTGATAGCGATTCGTTGTTTGGCGATGAAAATGCACCGAACGTCACTAATGATGATTTTGATTCgttgttttgtaataaagatatatttaaaacagataCTGTTAAAAGTGATGATAATCCGTGCAATATTACTAGTAGAGAATGTGAAAATGTACCAACATCAAAGGATTCTGATGCTCTAGACGTAGAAAGTGGAAGAAGTTTAGAAGAAAATGTGATAAATAAGGAAATTGAAGTAGCTGGTGATCTGAACtcaaaagaaaatgaaattgaatcaaGTAAACAGAACGAAGAAGGTCCAACTGACACACATATAGACAAAGACGATACTGTTGAACATTCAGAAGAAAATCTACAAAGTCAAGAGCTAAATagtaatgttttaattgaaaaagatTATACTGAAACAAAAGATTTACAAATAGAGAcgaaatcaaatgaaattaacTCAGAAGATAACTCACAAAgtgttaatagtaatattaaagttgTAAATGATAGTACCCTAAGTGAACCAACTGAATTAAATGCAATAGAAAACGCAGAAACTAGTAGAACTAAGGTTGATAGCGAAgatgttttaaacaaaatcgATAGTACAGATAATGTAACAGAAAACAAATCCATTGATTGTAAGTCATCCAATACAGCAACAGAATATACAGAAAATGTGAACAACGTCAAAGAAAACAGTCATATTAAAAACGTAACACATGTCAATGGTGAAAAGAGTCCAGAGGACAAGATCACGATGGATGATTTGGAAGATCTGAGTGATTCAGAAATGGATGACAATAAACTAATGGAAGCTCTCGACGCACAGATAGGCGAGAACGAGACGGAAGATGCGAAATATGAAGCGGAACGCGAGAAGGAAAGTGACAGTGTTATAGACAGAATAGCTGATGTGATACCAAGTTCTGTGAAATCGGCTGATCTTGAAAGCATATCCGATGATGACTTTAATCTCAACGAGTGA
- the LOC125075166 gene encoding uncharacterized protein LOC125075166 isoform X1 produces the protein MDGFINSKIEKQTIYEIYRACRLCGAGAGYKMPIIQNVVNLDGAEVELKQKIRECVQIEVHQDDKMPPLICELCVDKVNDFYEFLEMCRHTNKRTRLRLGLPPQAMPRGAVRPDAGDCILGVTEPVFINEDSNEHSLRSRNKLSKSTKNKKGDSNVMMSNNMSRRDSHDKRNEARALRSKQPSPPRLRGTKRYNDEDEKLSKLQKSKKTSDSMPKSILKSQRDIKSEDSSYLSPRLKRPRDRDVASKKEMQNKKVKIQERPLPQRATRTSPNIKSKSPPASHKCNICKAEFDNYRSLNNHMRSHSHKQADRKQNKKENKEVKCTDCRKSFTSKMLLNIHRCPKQGGACNKCDKHFYSHKSLIQHKRTCVQRRKEVYIQPKIRRLLKPLQVRVARCDPILANVSGEHYDVSGVQHDFGLDKNVLYPYISTGSTRIKFEPGYMVDINDDIKEALDADKYVHWDSDDTESDGDLADVPRKKIESLVTLSIKTIFSRKFLGKVPKKRRKVKAEKAFDSILNVSDFDTELKRGIDNIIDSLDDEKIDDSIDTSKANRSGDSDSLFGDENAPNVTNDDFDSLFCNKDIFKTDTVKSDDNPCNITSRECENVPTSKDSDALDVESGRSLEENVINKEIEVAGDLNSKENEIESSKQNEEGPTDTHIDKDDTVEHSEENLQSQELNSNVLIEKDYTETKDLQIETKSNEINSEDNSQSVNSNIKVVNDSTLSEPTELNAIENAETSRTKVDSEDVLNKIDSTDNVTENKSIDCKSSNTATEYTENVNNVKENSHIKNVTHVNGEKSPEDKITMDDLEDLSDSEMDDNKLMEALDAQIGENETEDAKYEAEREKESDSVIDRIADVIPSSVKSADLESISDDDFNLNE, from the exons ATGGATGGTTTCATTAATTCAAAGATAGAGAAACAAACGATATATGAGATATATCGAGCATGTCGGCTTTGTGGTGCTGGTGCTGGCTACAAAATGCCAATAATTCAAAATGTTGTCAACTTAGACGGCGCCGAAGTGGAACTCAAACAGAAAATACGCGAATGTGTCCAAATTGAG GTCCACCAAGACGACAAAATGCCCCCGTTGATATGCGAATTATGCGTCGATAAAGTCAACGATTTCTATGAATTCCTGGAAATGTGCAGACACACCAACAAAAGGACAAGGTTGAGACTGGGCCTGCCTCCACAGGCTATGCCTCGAGGAGCGGTAAGG CCAGACGCCGGAGACTGCATCCTCGGTGTTACAGAACCTGTATTTATCAATGAAGATTCGAATGAACATTCATTAAGGTCTaggaataaattaagtaaaagtaCCAAGAATAAAAAAGGTGATAGCAATGTAATG ATGTCAAATAATATGTCCAGAAGAGACTCTCACGATAAAAGGAATGAGGCGAGGGCTCTACGAAGCAAGCAACCCAGTCCGCCGCGCTTGAGAGGTACGAAGAGATATAACGATGAAGACGAAAAGCTCAGCAAGTTGCAG AAATCGAAGAAAACGTCGGATTCAATGCCCAAGTCGATATTGAAGAGTCAAAGAGATATTAAG AGTGAAGATAGTTCGTATCTGTCCCCGAGGCTGAAGAGGCCGCGGGACAGAGACGTGGCTAGCAAGAAAGagatgcaaaataaaaaagtcaa GATCCAAGAGAGGCCGTTGCCGCAACGCGCGACGCGAACGTCACCGAACATTAAGTCCAAGTCTCCGCCAGCGTCGCACAAGTGTAACATTTGCAAGGCGGAGTTCGACAACTACCGGTCGCTGAACAATCACATGAGATCACATTCGCACAA GCAAGCAGATAGGAAACAAAACAAGAAGGAGAACAAAGAGGTGAAGTGTACGGATTGCAGGAAGTCATTCACGAGCAAGATGCTTCTGAACATCCATAGGTGTCCCAAACAAGgag GTGCTTGTAACAAATGCGACAAGCATTTCTATTCACATAAAAGTTTAATACAACACAAACGGACTTGCGTTCAAAGGAGGAAAG AAGTGTATATCCAACCGAAGATCCGTCGGCTACTGAAGCCGCTGCAAGTGCGCGTGGCGCGCTGCGACCCGATACTCGCGAACGTCTCGGGGGAGCACTACGACGTATCCGGTGTTCAACAT GATTTCGGCCTAGACAAGAACGTCCTGTATCCCTACATATCGACGGGAAGTACGCGCATTAAATTCGAACCAGGCTATATGGTTGACATAAACGATGATATAAAGGAAGCGTTAGATGCTGATAAATACGTCCACTGGGACTCCGATGACACAGAGAGTGACGGGGACCTAGCGGATGTTCCTAGGAAGAAAATCGAAAGCTTAGTCACGTTATCGATCAAGACAATATTCTCAAGAAAATTCCTCGGCAAAGTCCCGAAGAAACGCAGAAAAGTCAAAGCAGAAAAAGCGTTCGATTCGATATTGAATGTTAGCGACTTCGATACCGAACTGAAACGGGGTATCGATAATATAATCGATAGTCTCGATGATGAGAAAATCGATGATTCTATCGATACAAGTAAAGCAAATAGGAGCGGTGATAGCGATTCGTTGTTTGGCGATGAAAATGCACCGAACGTCACTAATGATGATTTTGATTCgttgttttgtaataaagatatatttaaaacagataCTGTTAAAAGTGATGATAATCCGTGCAATATTACTAGTAGAGAATGTGAAAATGTACCAACATCAAAGGATTCTGATGCTCTAGACGTAGAAAGTGGAAGAAGTTTAGAAGAAAATGTGATAAATAAGGAAATTGAAGTAGCTGGTGATCTGAACtcaaaagaaaatgaaattgaatcaaGTAAACAGAACGAAGAAGGTCCAACTGACACACATATAGACAAAGACGATACTGTTGAACATTCAGAAGAAAATCTACAAAGTCAAGAGCTAAATagtaatgttttaattgaaaaagatTATACTGAAACAAAAGATTTACAAATAGAGAcgaaatcaaatgaaattaacTCAGAAGATAACTCACAAAgtgttaatagtaatattaaagttgTAAATGATAGTACCCTAAGTGAACCAACTGAATTAAATGCAATAGAAAACGCAGAAACTAGTAGAACTAAGGTTGATAGCGAAgatgttttaaacaaaatcgATAGTACAGATAATGTAACAGAAAACAAATCCATTGATTGTAAGTCATCCAATACAGCAACAGAATATACAGAAAATGTGAACAACGTCAAAGAAAACAGTCATATTAAAAACGTAACACATGTCAATGGTGAAAAGAGTCCAGAGGACAAGATCACGATGGATGATTTGGAAGATCTGAGTGATTCAGAAATGGATGACAATAAACTAATGGAAGCTCTCGACGCACAGATAGGCGAGAACGAGACGGAAGATGCGAAATATGAAGCGGAACGCGAGAAGGAAAGTGACAGTGTTATAGACAGAATAGCTGATGTGATACCAAGTTCTGTGAAATCGGCTGATCTTGAAAGCATATCCGATGATGACTTTAATCTCAACGAGTGA